In one Corallococcus sp. EGB genomic region, the following are encoded:
- a CDS encoding heparan-alpha-glucosaminide N-acetyltransferase domain-containing protein — MSSQTNAVPVSRERVRAIDWLRGLSVIVMLQTHALVLLTPELRKSVWTGRLLKVDGLVAPAFIFSAGFALALLMVRSAAAGVLHERVPRNLRRIAEVFAVAALVNAVWFPIRSEPVWLLRLDILHCVGLCLLLTLPLAGLLASRPRVLAGTALLLAMVAFALAPFSDSAGEPWASFLRKSNWAPFPLVPWVGFAWLGAFAGCIAGAWGRKGLSWALGFLIALGLLGTLMPGVLNNLYPPHRFFVTNPSNSATRFMWVCAVLWLMLWAEGRMAPDAKPSRARRFLEVFGTSSLSAYFFHEMLLYYRVFGVFSFQKLWGDSSGWLKFTGLLALLIACTYVLCVAWDPVERAVKKGFARSTQWLLSAPRWPRPVRRRG, encoded by the coding sequence GTGAGTTCCCAGACCAACGCCGTCCCCGTGTCCCGCGAGCGCGTGCGCGCCATCGACTGGCTGCGCGGCCTCTCTGTCATCGTGATGCTCCAGACCCATGCGCTCGTGCTGCTCACCCCCGAGCTACGCAAGAGCGTGTGGACAGGGCGGCTGCTCAAGGTGGACGGACTGGTGGCCCCGGCGTTCATCTTCTCCGCCGGGTTCGCGCTGGCGCTGCTCATGGTGCGCAGCGCCGCCGCGGGCGTGCTGCACGAGCGCGTGCCCCGCAACCTGCGCCGCATCGCGGAGGTGTTCGCCGTCGCGGCGCTCGTCAACGCCGTGTGGTTCCCCATCCGCTCCGAGCCCGTGTGGCTCCTGCGCCTGGACATCCTCCACTGCGTGGGACTGTGCCTGCTGCTCACCCTGCCCCTGGCCGGGCTGCTGGCCTCACGCCCACGAGTCCTCGCGGGCACGGCCCTCCTCCTCGCGATGGTGGCGTTCGCGCTGGCGCCCTTCAGCGACTCCGCGGGCGAGCCCTGGGCGTCGTTCCTGCGCAAGTCCAACTGGGCCCCCTTCCCGCTGGTGCCCTGGGTGGGCTTCGCGTGGCTGGGCGCCTTCGCGGGCTGCATCGCGGGCGCGTGGGGCCGCAAGGGGCTTTCGTGGGCCCTGGGCTTCCTCATCGCGCTGGGCCTTCTGGGCACGCTGATGCCGGGCGTGCTCAACAACCTCTACCCGCCCCACCGTTTCTTCGTCACCAACCCCTCCAACTCCGCCACCCGCTTCATGTGGGTCTGCGCGGTGCTGTGGTTGATGCTGTGGGCGGAGGGGCGGATGGCGCCGGACGCGAAGCCTTCCCGCGCGCGCCGCTTCCTGGAGGTCTTCGGAACGTCGTCGCTGTCCGCGTACTTCTTCCACGAGATGCTGCTGTACTACCGCGTCTTCGGCGTCTTCTCGTTCCAGAAGCTGTGGGGCGACTCCAGCGGGTGGCTGAAGTTCACGGGCCTGCTCGCGCTGCTCATCGCGTGCACGTACGTGCTGTGCGTCGCGTGGGATCCGGTGGAGCGCGCGGTGAAGAAGGGCTTCGCGCGCTCCACCCAGTGGCTGCTCAGTGCGCCGCGCTGGCCGCGGCCTGTTCGAAGGCGCGGATGA
- a CDS encoding VOC family protein: METTRPFRILGIQQIAIGGLDKGALRKLWVDTLGLTAHGTYRSEKENVDEDIVVAGTGPFKVEVDLMQPVNPDGRPKVHDPALNHVGLWVDDLAVAVKWLEGQGMRFTPGGIRKGAAGFDVCFIHPKASDQFPLSGEGVLIELVQAPPEIIRAFEQAAASAAH; encoded by the coding sequence ATGGAGACGACACGACCGTTCCGGATTCTGGGCATCCAGCAGATCGCCATCGGGGGGCTCGACAAGGGCGCCCTGCGCAAGCTGTGGGTGGACACGCTGGGCCTCACCGCCCATGGCACCTACCGCAGCGAGAAGGAGAACGTGGACGAGGACATCGTCGTGGCGGGCACGGGCCCCTTCAAGGTCGAGGTGGACTTGATGCAGCCCGTCAACCCCGACGGCCGTCCCAAGGTGCACGACCCCGCGCTCAACCACGTGGGGCTGTGGGTGGACGACCTGGCGGTGGCCGTCAAGTGGCTGGAGGGGCAGGGCATGCGCTTCACGCCCGGCGGCATCCGCAAGGGCGCGGCGGGCTTCGACGTGTGCTTCATCCACCCGAAGGCGAGTGATCAGTTCCCGCTGAGCGGCGAGGGCGTGCTGATTGAGCTGGTACAGGCCCCGCCGGAGATCATCCGCGCCTTCGAACAGGCCGCGGCCAGCGCGGCGCACTGA
- a CDS encoding VWA domain-containing protein, whose amino-acid sequence MSPFFSKRRVSFVSGALLCASLVSACSSLEPAPRSELKPQALATTQSAPKDEARSQMAPRPPPPSTPAPAARKKMGDVAAADDTSAASSGEAEEYAPSSTAMAAAPEPAMRRAAPAKEMKAPMAVGALAGASAPITLQQPMEKRKLDMDGDKTVAEGGNTFEAYKPNAFTETAKDNLSTFAADVDTASYSMARRYLQQGQLPPTQAVRVEEFVNYFKYRYTPPEEGAFTVHLEGAPSPFNARRQFVRVGVQGKVVSRSQRKPAHLVFLVDTSGSMSSADKLPLAIEAIKIAVKNLNENDTVALVTYAGSTRDVLPPTPATDVKKIHAALDSLSAGGGTAMGSGMELAYKHAVKKAAGGVVSRVVVLTDGDANIGNTSPKAMLASIEKYVAEGVTLTTVGFGMGNYHDSLMEQLADKGNGNSFYVDSLKEARKVFETQLTGTLEVIAKDVKFQVEFNPKAVTRYRLMGYENRDIADKDFRDDKVDAGEIGAGHTVTALYEVELTADAPQELATVRIRAKAPNGTEAKEQAFPLTRANLKPSLEAASPDFRFALAVAATADILRAAPAAEGWSLATTQKLAEGAVAGDADRTEFVRLVGQARALTTASASGR is encoded by the coding sequence ATGTCCCCGTTCTTCTCGAAGCGCCGCGTGTCCTTCGTCAGTGGTGCCCTCCTCTGCGCAAGCCTCGTGAGCGCGTGCTCCTCGCTGGAGCCCGCGCCCCGCTCCGAGCTCAAGCCGCAGGCCTTGGCCACCACCCAGAGCGCCCCCAAGGACGAGGCCAGGTCCCAGATGGCGCCGCGGCCTCCGCCGCCCTCCACGCCGGCCCCGGCGGCCAGGAAGAAGATGGGCGACGTCGCCGCCGCCGATGACACCAGCGCCGCCTCCTCGGGCGAGGCAGAGGAATATGCCCCCTCCAGCACGGCCATGGCCGCCGCGCCGGAGCCCGCGATGCGGCGCGCGGCGCCGGCCAAGGAGATGAAGGCCCCGATGGCCGTCGGTGCCCTGGCTGGCGCAAGCGCCCCCATCACGCTCCAGCAGCCGATGGAGAAGCGCAAGCTGGACATGGACGGTGACAAGACCGTCGCCGAGGGCGGCAACACCTTCGAGGCCTACAAGCCCAACGCCTTCACCGAGACGGCGAAGGACAACCTGTCCACCTTCGCGGCGGACGTGGACACGGCCTCCTACTCCATGGCGCGGCGCTACCTGCAGCAGGGCCAGCTGCCGCCCACCCAGGCGGTGCGCGTGGAGGAGTTCGTCAACTACTTCAAGTACCGCTACACCCCGCCGGAGGAAGGCGCCTTCACGGTGCACCTGGAGGGCGCTCCCTCGCCCTTCAACGCGCGCCGCCAGTTCGTGCGCGTGGGCGTGCAGGGCAAGGTCGTCTCCCGGTCGCAGCGCAAGCCCGCGCACCTGGTGTTCCTGGTGGACACCAGCGGCTCCATGTCCTCGGCGGACAAGCTTCCGCTGGCCATCGAGGCCATCAAGATCGCGGTGAAGAACCTCAACGAGAACGACACCGTGGCGCTCGTCACCTACGCGGGCTCCACGCGGGACGTGCTGCCGCCCACGCCCGCCACGGACGTGAAGAAGATCCACGCGGCGCTGGACTCGCTGTCCGCGGGCGGCGGCACGGCCATGGGCTCCGGCATGGAGCTGGCCTACAAGCACGCGGTGAAGAAGGCGGCGGGCGGCGTGGTGTCCCGCGTGGTGGTGCTCACGGACGGTGACGCCAACATCGGCAACACCTCCCCGAAGGCCATGCTGGCCAGCATCGAGAAGTACGTGGCCGAGGGCGTCACCCTCACCACGGTGGGCTTCGGCATGGGCAACTACCACGACTCGCTGATGGAGCAGCTGGCGGACAAGGGCAACGGCAACAGCTTCTACGTGGACAGCCTGAAGGAAGCGCGCAAGGTCTTCGAGACGCAGCTCACCGGCACGCTGGAGGTCATCGCGAAGGACGTGAAGTTCCAGGTGGAGTTCAACCCCAAGGCCGTCACCCGCTACCGCCTGATGGGCTACGAGAACCGCGACATCGCGGACAAGGACTTCCGCGACGACAAGGTGGACGCGGGTGAGATCGGCGCGGGCCACACCGTGACGGCGCTCTACGAGGTGGAGCTCACGGCGGACGCGCCCCAGGAGCTGGCCACGGTGCGCATCCGCGCCAAGGCGCCCAACGGCACGGAGGCGAAGGAGCAGGCCTTCCCGCTCACCCGCGCCAACCTGAAGCCGTCGCTGGAGGCCGCGTCGCCTGACTTCCGCTTCGCCCTGGCCGTGGCCGCCACCGCGGACATCCTCCGCGCCGCGCCCGCCGCGGAGGGCTGGAGCCTGGCCACCACGCAGAAGCTGGCGGAGGGCGCCGTGGCCGGTGACGCCGATCGCACCGAGTTCGTCCGCCTCGTCGGCCAGGCCCGCGCGCTGACCACCGCGTCCGCCAGCGGCCGCTGA
- a CDS encoding expansin EXLX1 family cellulose-binding protein, with the protein MSLGKEQKGIATFYDATGAGNCSFDKGGDLMVAAMNREQYDNSAVCGECVDIVGPKGSVRVRIVDQCPDCDRGHLDLSREAFARVAEMKDGRVDITWTPVSCDVAGPVEYHFKEGSNPWWTAIQVRNHRLPIQKLEWKRDGDWKALRRESYNYFVTDSGVGEGRFQLRVTASDGQQLVDTVEKVLDDGSVDGAEQFAPQK; encoded by the coding sequence GTGTCACTGGGGAAGGAGCAGAAAGGGATTGCGACGTTCTACGACGCCACCGGCGCCGGCAACTGCTCGTTCGACAAGGGCGGCGACCTGATGGTGGCCGCGATGAACCGCGAGCAGTACGACAACAGCGCCGTCTGCGGCGAGTGCGTGGACATCGTCGGGCCCAAGGGCAGCGTGCGCGTGCGCATCGTGGACCAGTGCCCGGATTGCGACCGGGGCCACCTGGACCTGTCGCGTGAGGCCTTCGCCAGGGTGGCGGAGATGAAGGACGGGCGGGTGGACATCACCTGGACCCCGGTGTCCTGCGACGTGGCGGGCCCCGTGGAGTACCACTTCAAGGAAGGCAGCAACCCGTGGTGGACGGCCATCCAGGTTCGCAACCACCGGCTGCCCATCCAGAAGCTGGAGTGGAAGCGAGACGGCGATTGGAAGGCCCTCCGCCGCGAGAGCTACAACTACTTCGTCACCGACTCCGGCGTGGGCGAGGGCCGCTTCCAGCTGCGCGTCACGGCCAGTGACGGCCAGCAGCTGGTGGACACCGTGGAGAAGGTGCTGGACGACGGCAGCGTGGACGGGGCGGAGCAGTTCGCACCCCAGAAGTAG